From one Trifolium pratense cultivar HEN17-A07 linkage group LG1, ARS_RC_1.1, whole genome shotgun sequence genomic stretch:
- the LOC123920321 gene encoding geraniol 8-hydroxylase-like: MEFITCALLLLLTCTTLHFLSRIIKPNHNLPPGPTRFPIIGNLFELGEKPHQSLAKLAKIHGPIMSLKLGRITTIVISSAEMAKEVLLTHDQFLSNRTIPQSVSVLNHEHFSLAFIPVSPLWRELRKICNSQLFAHKTLDESQDVRRNKVQLLLHDVHKSSQIGEAIDIGNEVFKTTINLLSNTIFSEDLIQSTGTAGEFKDLVTNITKLVGSPNIADFFPLLKVIDPQGVKRQQTKNVAKVLDVFDRLIRKRLKSMDEDSNTHNDMLDALLNISKENDMMDKNLIEHLAHDIFVAGTDTTTSTLEWAMTELVLNSEIMSKAKKELEEVIGKGKPIEESDIARLPYLQAIIKETFRLHPPVPLLLPRKTAKDVELCGFTIPKDAQVLINVWTIGRDPTLWDNPTLFSPERFVGSNIDVKGRSFELAPFGAGRRICPGMMLALRMLLLMLGSLINSFDWKLEDDMKSEDMDMDEKFGITLQKAQPLRVVPVKISI, from the exons ATGGAATTTATAACTTGTGCATTACTCCTTCTCTTGACATGTACCACACTTCATTTCCTTAGTAGAATCATAAAACCAAACCATAATCTTCCGCCGGGCCCAACCCGTTTTCCGATCATCGGAAACCTCTTTGAACTTGGAGAAAAACCACACCAATCTTTAGCCAAACTAGCAAAGATTCATGGTCCAATAATGAGCCTAAAACTAGGAAGAATAACAACTATAGTAATTTCTTCAGCTGAAATGGCCAAAGAAGTGCTATTAACTCATGACCAATTCTTGTCAAATAGAACAATTCCTCAATCTGTTTCTGTTCTCAACCATGAACATTTTAGCCTTGCTTTCATACCCGTTTCGCCACTTTGGCGCGAGTTGAGAAAAATATGCAATAGCCAATTATTTGCACATAAGACTCTTGATGAAAGCCAAGATGTAAGGCGCAATAAAGTTCAACTACTTCTTCATGATGTGCACAAAAGTAGCCAAATTGGTGAAGCAATAGACATTGGAAACGAAGTATTCAAAACGACGATAAATTTATTATCGAACACTATTTTCTCTGAAGATTTGATTCAATCTACCGGAACAGCCGGAGAGTTTAAGGACTTGGTTACAAACATTACAAAATTAGTTGGATCACCAAACATAGCTGATTTTTTCCCATTGCTCAAGGTCATTGATCCTCAAGGTGTGAAAAGACAACAAACTAAGAATGTTGCTAAGGTGTTGGACGTCTTCGATCGATTGATTCGGAAACGTTTGAAGTCGATGGATGAAGATTCTAACACACACAATGACATGTTAGATGCCTTGCTGAATATTTCTAAAGAAAATGATATGATGGACAAAAACCTAATTGAACATTTGGCACAT GATATTTTTGTCGCGGGAACGgacacaacaacatcaacacttGAATGGGCAATGACGGAACTAGTACTCAACTCAGAGATCATGTCAAAAGCAAAAAAGGAGCTAGAAGAAGTAATAGGCAAAGGTAAACCTATTGAAGAATCAGATATTGCTAGACTCCCGTATCTGCAAGCAATCATAAAAGAGACATTTCGATTGCACCCTCCAGTTCCTCTTTTGCTCCCTCGAAAAACAGCAAAAGACGTGGAGCTATGTGGTTTCACCATCCCAAAAGATGCGCAAGTGTTAATTAATGTGTGGACTATTGGTAGAGATCCAACTTTGTGGGACAATCCAACTTTGTTCTCACCTGAAAGATTTGTTGGGTCAAATATTGATGTAAAGGGTAGGAGTTTTGAACTCGCGCCATTTGGTGCTGGAAGAAGAATATGTCCCGGTATGATGTTAGCTTTAAGGATGTTGCTTTTGATGTTAGGGTCATTGATCAACTCCTTTGATTGGAAACTTGAAGATGACATGAAATCAGAAGATATGGACATGGACGAAAAATTTGGAATTACCTTGCAAAAGGCACAACCTCTTCGAGTTGTTCCTGTTAAGATTAGCATTTAA